In one Aquabacterium sp. OR-4 genomic region, the following are encoded:
- the rlmH gene encoding 23S rRNA (pseudouridine(1915)-N(3))-methyltransferase RlmH: MRLVLAAVGHKPPAWAETAYEDYAKRFPPELRLELKAVKAEPRTSGKTAPQMMAAEALRLEAAIPKGARRVILDERGARLTTVQLAERLRAWLGEGRDVALLVGGPDGLDPALKASADETLRISDLTLPHAMVRVLLAEALYRAWSVTAGHPYHRE, encoded by the coding sequence ATGCGCCTGGTGCTGGCCGCCGTGGGCCACAAGCCCCCGGCCTGGGCCGAGACGGCCTACGAGGACTACGCCAAGCGCTTTCCGCCCGAGCTGCGGCTGGAGCTCAAGGCGGTGAAGGCCGAGCCGCGCACCAGCGGCAAGACCGCGCCGCAGATGATGGCCGCCGAAGCCCTGCGCCTGGAGGCGGCGATTCCCAAGGGCGCGCGCCGCGTCATCCTCGATGAACGCGGCGCACGCCTGACCACCGTTCAACTGGCCGAGCGCCTGCGCGCCTGGCTGGGCGAGGGGCGCGATGTGGCCCTGCTGGTGGGCGGGCCCGACGGGCTCGACCCGGCCCTCAAGGCCAGCGCCGACGAGACGCTGCGCATCTCCGATCTCACCCTGCCGCATGCCATGGTGCGCGTGCTGCTGGCCGAGGCGCTGTACCGCGCCTGGAGCGTCACCGCCGGCCACCCCTATCACCGCGAGTGA
- a CDS encoding TonB-dependent siderophore receptor — translation MASIQSPHHRKRGALHPLALAAATLCALASGAGHAQEEPARITISGRASAAQAVGVSGFGDVPLWRLPISATVIRTDQLADAAITGLGDLTRLDAGATDAYNAPGYWNQLAVRGFTLDNRFNYRRDGLPINAETVIGLDNKQALELLKGASGLQAGTSAPGGLLNLTVKRPKVAQRSAMLGWQQDGTLGAAIDIGDRAGAQGELGWRINASASRLDPSTHNAQGHRWLWAAAGDLRLSGGTLIEAELELSRQSQPSTPGFSLLGDRLPSADSIDPRLNLNRQPWSLPVVMDGRIGSVRISQPLSADVQLVAHGMRQRLDSDDRIAFPFGCSAAEDYSRYCADGSFDLYDFRSENERRTSDAFDLSLQGRAATGSLQHQFNLGLLFTRYATRLGRQAYNWVGVGSIYQDEALDPDPSLTDDSTNRRERTVELHLQDSLTLSDTLTAWAGLRHSRLHRESRYTHPDDPRPTAYAQSLSTPWLGLSRQLGTGSSAYLSWGQGMESEVVPNRARYANAGQALPALKSRQLEAGYKSSSRSLDWRVAAFDIRRPVWSDLLAATGVPVDGCSSSAPCRRAADGAARHQGLEAEAEWRSGPWALRGSAMALHARREGSADSQANGKQPTNVPALSLKAQAAWQVPALPALALLGFITHEGRRQVLPKEQIATPGWTRIDLGARYSQRLGAGTSLVWRAGVDNLANRRAWKEAPFQYGHAYLYPLAPRTFHASAHLNF, via the coding sequence ATGGCATCCATCCAGTCTCCGCACCACCGCAAACGTGGTGCTCTTCATCCTCTTGCACTGGCCGCCGCCACGCTGTGCGCGCTGGCCAGCGGCGCTGGCCATGCGCAGGAGGAACCCGCCCGCATCACCATCAGCGGCCGCGCGAGCGCTGCCCAGGCGGTGGGCGTCTCGGGCTTTGGCGACGTGCCGCTGTGGCGCCTGCCGATCTCGGCCACGGTGATCCGCACCGATCAGCTGGCCGACGCCGCCATCACCGGCCTGGGTGACCTCACCCGGCTGGACGCCGGCGCCACCGACGCCTACAACGCACCCGGCTACTGGAACCAGCTGGCCGTGCGCGGCTTCACGCTGGACAACCGCTTCAACTACCGCCGCGACGGCCTGCCGATCAACGCCGAAACGGTGATCGGCCTGGACAACAAGCAGGCGCTGGAGCTGCTCAAGGGCGCCAGCGGCCTGCAGGCCGGCACCAGCGCGCCGGGCGGCCTGCTCAACCTGACGGTCAAACGCCCCAAGGTCGCACAGCGCAGCGCCATGCTGGGCTGGCAGCAAGACGGCACGCTGGGCGCCGCCATCGACATCGGCGACCGGGCCGGCGCCCAGGGCGAGCTGGGCTGGCGCATCAACGCCAGTGCCTCCCGGCTCGACCCCAGCACCCACAACGCCCAGGGCCACCGCTGGCTGTGGGCCGCCGCAGGTGATCTGCGCCTGAGCGGCGGCACGCTGATCGAGGCCGAGCTCGAGCTCAGCCGCCAGAGCCAGCCCAGCACGCCCGGCTTCAGCCTGCTGGGCGACCGCCTGCCCAGCGCCGACAGCATCGACCCGCGCCTGAACCTCAACCGCCAGCCCTGGAGCCTGCCGGTGGTGATGGACGGCCGCATCGGCTCGGTCCGCATCAGCCAGCCGCTGAGCGCCGATGTGCAGCTGGTGGCCCACGGCATGCGCCAGCGCCTGGACAGCGACGACCGCATCGCGTTCCCCTTTGGCTGCAGCGCGGCCGAAGACTACAGCCGCTACTGCGCCGACGGCAGCTTCGATCTCTACGACTTTCGCAGCGAGAACGAACGCCGCACCAGCGACGCCTTCGACCTCTCGCTGCAGGGCCGTGCCGCCACCGGCAGCCTGCAGCACCAGTTCAACCTGGGCCTGCTGTTCACACGCTACGCCACCCGCCTGGGACGCCAGGCCTACAACTGGGTGGGCGTGGGCAGCATCTACCAAGACGAGGCTCTGGACCCCGACCCCAGCCTGACCGACGACAGCACCAACCGCCGCGAGCGCACGGTGGAACTGCACCTGCAGGACAGCCTGACCCTCAGCGATACGCTGACCGCCTGGGCCGGCCTGCGCCACAGCCGCCTGCACCGCGAAAGCCGCTACACCCACCCCGACGACCCGCGGCCCACCGCCTACGCGCAAAGCCTCAGCACGCCCTGGCTGGGCCTCAGCCGGCAGCTGGGCACGGGCAGCAGTGCCTACCTCAGCTGGGGCCAGGGCATGGAAAGCGAGGTGGTGCCCAACCGCGCCCGCTACGCCAATGCCGGACAGGCCCTGCCCGCACTGAAGAGCCGGCAGCTCGAGGCCGGCTACAAATCAAGCAGCCGCTCGCTCGACTGGCGCGTGGCGGCCTTCGACATCCGCCGCCCGGTGTGGAGCGACCTGCTGGCCGCCACCGGCGTGCCTGTTGACGGCTGCAGCAGCAGCGCGCCCTGCCGACGCGCCGCCGACGGTGCGGCACGCCACCAGGGCCTGGAAGCCGAGGCCGAGTGGCGCAGCGGCCCCTGGGCCCTGCGTGGCAGCGCCATGGCCTTGCACGCCCGGCGCGAAGGCTCGGCCGACAGCCAGGCCAACGGCAAGCAGCCGACCAATGTGCCGGCCCTCAGCCTGAAGGCCCAGGCCGCCTGGCAGGTACCCGCACTGCCCGCCCTGGCCCTGCTCGGCTTCATCACCCATGAAGGCCGGCGCCAGGTGCTGCCCAAGGAGCAGATCGCCACACCGGGCTGGACCCGCATCGACCTCGGCGCCCGCTACAGCCAGCGCCTGGGCGCGGGCACCAGCCTGGTCTGGCGCGCCGGCGTCGACAACCTGGCCAACCGACGCGCCTGGAAGGAAGCCCCCTTCCAGTACGGCCACGCCTACCTCTACCCCCTGGCCCCGCGAACTTTTCATGCCAGTGCCCACCTGAATTTTTGA
- the rng gene encoding ribonuclease G — MHDILINWAPQETRVAVVENGAVQELHIERTLERGLVGNIYLGKVARVLPGMQSAFIEVGLERAAFLHVADLHGGGHQHGHPARSDVAVPVPIERQVFEGQTLMVQVIKDPIGTKGARLSTQISIAGRMLVFLPQDTHIGISQKIGSHETREQLRTRMQRLTATTDGTGTGGFILRTNAEDASDAELADDIAYLRKTWNAIRALGVSKPTGTLLHEDLNLAERVLRDLTNEATQSVRIDSKLQFDALKAFGETFTPGSTAKLDLYKGERPIFDLFGIEEEIARALARRVDLKSGGYLIIDQTEALTTVDVNTGGFVGARNFDDTIFKTNLEAAGAIARQLRLRNLGGIIIVDFIDMVRDEHQQAVLAEFRKQLGKDRTKTTVSGFTQLGLVEMTRKRTRESLAHMLCQPCPTCEGRGQVKTARSVCYDILREILREARQFNPKEFRVVASAAVVEMLLDEESQHLAGLSDFIGKPVSLSTEPSFSPEQYDIVLM, encoded by the coding sequence ATGCACGACATCCTGATCAACTGGGCTCCGCAAGAGACCCGCGTCGCCGTCGTCGAGAACGGCGCAGTGCAAGAGCTGCACATCGAGCGCACGCTGGAGCGTGGCCTGGTCGGCAACATCTACCTTGGCAAGGTGGCGCGGGTGCTGCCCGGCATGCAGAGCGCCTTCATCGAAGTGGGGCTCGAGCGCGCGGCCTTTCTGCACGTGGCCGATCTGCACGGCGGCGGCCACCAGCATGGCCACCCGGCGCGCAGCGACGTGGCCGTGCCGGTGCCCATCGAGCGCCAGGTGTTCGAGGGCCAGACCCTGATGGTGCAGGTGATCAAGGACCCGATCGGCACCAAGGGAGCGCGCCTGTCCACGCAGATCAGCATTGCCGGGCGCATGCTGGTGTTTCTGCCGCAGGACACGCACATCGGCATCAGCCAGAAGATCGGCTCGCACGAGACGCGCGAGCAGCTGCGCACCCGCATGCAGCGCCTCACCGCCACCACCGATGGCACGGGCACCGGCGGTTTCATCCTGCGCACCAACGCCGAAGACGCCTCGGACGCCGAACTGGCCGACGACATCGCCTACCTGCGCAAGACCTGGAACGCGATCCGCGCGCTGGGCGTGTCCAAGCCCACCGGCACGCTGCTGCACGAAGACCTGAACCTGGCCGAACGCGTGCTGCGCGACCTGACCAACGAGGCCACGCAATCGGTGCGCATCGACAGCAAGCTGCAGTTTGATGCGCTCAAGGCCTTTGGCGAAACCTTCACGCCCGGCAGCACCGCCAAGCTGGATCTCTACAAGGGCGAGCGCCCGATCTTCGACCTGTTCGGCATCGAGGAGGAGATCGCCCGCGCGCTGGCCCGCCGCGTGGATCTCAAGAGTGGCGGCTACCTGATCATCGACCAGACCGAGGCCCTGACCACGGTGGACGTGAACACCGGCGGCTTTGTCGGCGCGCGCAACTTCGACGACACCATCTTCAAGACCAACCTCGAGGCGGCCGGTGCCATCGCGCGCCAGCTGCGGCTGCGCAACCTGGGCGGCATCATCATTGTCGACTTCATCGACATGGTGCGCGACGAGCACCAGCAGGCCGTGCTGGCCGAGTTTCGCAAGCAGCTGGGCAAGGACCGCACCAAGACCACGGTGAGTGGCTTCACCCAGCTGGGCCTGGTGGAGATGACGCGCAAGCGCACCCGCGAAAGCCTGGCCCACATGCTGTGCCAGCCCTGCCCAACCTGCGAAGGACGCGGCCAGGTCAAGACCGCGCGCAGCGTGTGCTACGACATCCTGCGCGAGATCTTGCGCGAGGCGCGGCAGTTCAACCCGAAGGAGTTTCGGGTGGTGGCCAGCGCGGCCGTGGTGGAGATGCTGCTCGACGAAGAAAGCCAGCACCTGGCCGGCCTGAGCGACTTCATCGGCAAGCCGGTGTCGCTGAGCACCGAACCCAGCTTCAGCCCGGAGCAGTACGACATCGTGTTGATGTAG
- the rsfS gene encoding ribosome silencing factor: MDIRKLQRAIFDGLEDVKAQDIVVFNTEHLSPLFERVIIASGTSNRQTKALAASVRDAVKTGGMPIVATEGEDNGEWIIVDCGAAVVHVMQPAIREYYRLEEIWGGKPVKMKTGGPAKGLVKASEPDDEPEEAPATKRAPAKKSAAKKAVAARPAAAPAKKAPARKTAAGSATPASKKAAAQRAINRTPAEQTVVVKRPGAKKVAAKTTASRPAAPPARKAAKPRG, translated from the coding sequence ATGGACATTCGCAAGCTGCAACGCGCCATCTTCGACGGACTCGAAGACGTCAAGGCGCAGGACATCGTGGTGTTCAACACCGAACACCTGTCGCCCTTGTTCGAGCGCGTGATCATCGCCTCGGGCACCAGCAACCGGCAGACCAAGGCCCTGGCGGCCAGCGTGCGCGACGCGGTCAAGACCGGCGGCATGCCCATCGTCGCCACCGAGGGCGAGGACAACGGCGAGTGGATCATCGTTGACTGCGGTGCCGCCGTGGTGCACGTGATGCAGCCGGCCATTCGCGAGTACTACCGCCTCGAGGAGATCTGGGGCGGCAAGCCGGTGAAGATGAAGACCGGCGGCCCGGCCAAGGGCCTGGTGAAGGCCTCCGAGCCCGACGACGAGCCCGAGGAGGCGCCCGCCACCAAGCGCGCACCCGCCAAGAAATCCGCGGCCAAGAAGGCGGTTGCCGCCCGGCCGGCCGCTGCCCCGGCCAAGAAGGCGCCGGCCCGCAAGACCGCGGCCGGCAGCGCCACGCCGGCCAGCAAGAAGGCCGCCGCCCAGCGCGCCATCAACCGCACGCCGGCCGAGCAGACCGTGGTGGTCAAGCGCCCCGGCGCCAAGAAGGTGGCCGCCAAGACCACGGCCAGCCGCCCCGCCGCGCCGCCGGCACGCAAGGCTGCCAAGCCGCGCGGCTGA
- a CDS encoding NAD(P)/FAD-dependent oxidoreductase, with protein sequence MTQPTAPIETDALVIGAGPVGLFAVFELGLLELRAQLVDTLPQVGGQCTELYADKPIYDVPGIPVTTGRALVDQLMRQAAPFAPGLHLGQLLATLQREADGRWRATTDHGTSFLARVVFIAAGAGAFVPRSITLDGLDRHLGSQAAYQLDDAASVAGRQVVILGDEDAALEQAIALAEAASQGPARVTLVHRRDAFRADEATVARFQALRAQGALHFVAGQPSALLEDAAGRLLALDLATPEGGSVRLPLDALLIRMGLSPRLGPISHWGLQLERKQLVVETAGFQTQAPGIFAVGDIITYPGKRKLLLCGFHEATLAAFAAAAHVRPGQPVHLQYTTTSPRLHQLLGVASPPR encoded by the coding sequence ATGACCCAGCCCACCGCCCCGATCGAGACCGATGCCCTGGTCATCGGCGCCGGCCCGGTGGGCCTGTTCGCGGTGTTCGAGCTGGGTCTGCTCGAGCTGCGCGCCCAGCTGGTCGACACCCTGCCCCAGGTGGGCGGCCAGTGCACCGAGCTTTACGCCGACAAGCCGATCTACGACGTGCCGGGCATCCCGGTGACCACCGGGCGCGCCCTGGTGGATCAGCTGATGCGTCAGGCCGCGCCGTTTGCGCCCGGGCTGCACCTGGGCCAGCTGCTGGCCACGCTGCAGCGCGAGGCCGATGGCCGCTGGCGTGCCACCACCGACCACGGCACCAGCTTCCTGGCCCGCGTGGTGTTCATCGCCGCGGGCGCCGGGGCCTTCGTGCCGCGCAGCATCACGCTCGACGGGCTCGACCGGCACCTCGGCAGCCAGGCCGCCTATCAGCTGGACGACGCAGCCAGCGTGGCCGGCCGCCAGGTGGTGATCCTGGGCGACGAAGATGCCGCACTCGAGCAGGCCATTGCGCTGGCCGAGGCGGCCAGCCAGGGCCCGGCCCGCGTCACCCTGGTGCACCGGCGCGATGCCTTTCGCGCCGATGAAGCCACCGTGGCCCGCTTTCAGGCCTTGCGCGCGCAGGGCGCGCTGCATTTCGTGGCCGGCCAGCCCAGCGCGCTGCTGGAAGACGCGGCAGGCCGCCTGCTGGCGCTGGACCTGGCCACGCCCGAGGGCGGCAGCGTTCGGCTGCCGCTCGATGCCCTGCTGATCCGCATGGGCCTGAGCCCACGCCTGGGCCCGATCAGCCACTGGGGCCTGCAGCTCGAGCGCAAGCAGCTGGTGGTAGAAACCGCCGGCTTCCAGACCCAGGCGCCAGGCATCTTTGCGGTGGGCGACATCATCACCTACCCCGGCAAACGCAAGCTGCTGCTGTGCGGCTTTCACGAGGCCACGCTGGCGGCCTTTGCCGCGGCGGCCCATGTGCGCCCGGGCCAGCCGGTGCACCTGCAGTACACCACCACCAGCCCGCGCCTGCACCAGCTGCTGGGCGTGGCGTCGCCGCCACGCTGA
- the nadD gene encoding nicotinate (nicotinamide) nucleotide adenylyltransferase, with protein MSQPRRIGLLGGSFDPPHLAHRALGRAARDQLALDELRWLPAGAPWQKAGQVLAAPAHRAAMLAALLAEDGADDGFNRIDARELQRDGPTYTIDTVRALQAETPGAEWFLILGQDQYARFDTWRDWPELLQRLTLAVAARNGQAPQAPAALAAVPHRCTRLDLPPLAISASVVRARLAAGLAVADLVGASVAGYIDQQRPYPGPTNQG; from the coding sequence TTGAGCCAGCCCCGCCGCATCGGCTTGCTGGGAGGCAGTTTCGACCCACCGCATCTGGCCCACCGCGCGCTGGGCCGGGCCGCGCGCGATCAGCTGGCGCTTGACGAGCTGCGCTGGCTGCCCGCCGGAGCGCCCTGGCAGAAGGCCGGCCAGGTGCTGGCCGCACCGGCCCACCGCGCTGCCATGCTGGCCGCGCTGCTGGCCGAAGACGGCGCCGATGACGGTTTCAACCGCATCGATGCGCGCGAGCTGCAGCGCGACGGCCCCACTTACACCATTGACACCGTGCGCGCCCTGCAGGCCGAAACCCCCGGCGCCGAGTGGTTCCTGATCCTGGGGCAAGACCAGTACGCCCGTTTCGACACCTGGCGCGACTGGCCCGAACTGCTGCAGCGCCTGACCCTGGCTGTGGCCGCCCGCAACGGCCAGGCCCCCCAGGCACCGGCCGCACTGGCCGCCGTGCCGCACCGCTGCACCCGCCTCGATCTGCCACCGCTGGCCATTTCGGCCAGCGTGGTGCGGGCCCGCCTGGCCGCCGGCTTGGCCGTGGCCGATCTGGTGGGCGCAAGCGTGGCAGGCTATATTGACCAACAACGGCCCTATCCTGGGCCGACAAACCAGGGCTGA
- a CDS encoding Maf family protein, with product MPAPDFIYLASQSPRRRQLLDQLGVRHELLLADADEDAEALEAVSPGEAPAAYVQRVTALKLKAAQARARRRGLPPAPILCADTTVALGRRILGKPADAAEASAMLTALSGRTHKVHTAVAVAPAPGARRVLAALSSSSVRFAPLPAAAIAAYVASGEPFGKAGAYAIQSAWAGRIEAIGGSYTGIMGLPLYETAELLRQLRIAC from the coding sequence ATGCCCGCCCCCGATTTCATCTACCTGGCATCGCAAAGCCCGCGCCGCCGCCAGCTGCTTGATCAACTGGGCGTGCGGCACGAGCTGCTGCTGGCCGATGCCGACGAAGACGCCGAGGCGCTGGAAGCCGTGTCGCCCGGCGAGGCGCCGGCGGCCTATGTGCAGCGCGTCACCGCCTTGAAGCTGAAGGCGGCGCAGGCCCGCGCCCGGCGCCGCGGCCTGCCGCCGGCGCCCATCCTGTGCGCCGACACCACGGTGGCGCTGGGCCGCCGCATCCTGGGCAAGCCGGCCGATGCGGCCGAAGCCAGCGCCATGCTCACCGCGCTGTCGGGCCGGACGCACAAGGTGCACACCGCCGTGGCCGTGGCGCCGGCGCCCGGCGCGCGGCGGGTGCTGGCCGCGCTGTCATCCAGCAGCGTGCGTTTCGCACCCTTGCCGGCGGCCGCCATCGCGGCCTATGTGGCCAGCGGCGAGCCCTTCGGCAAGGCTGGCGCCTATGCCATCCAGAGCGCCTGGGCCGGGCGCATCGAGGCCATCGGCGGCAGCTACACCGGTATCATGGGTTTGCCGCTGTACGAGACGGCCGAGTTGCTGAGACAACTGCGCATCGCGTGCTGA